CTCTGGCCCCCACGGGTTATGAGTACGAAGTCATTATCGTTGACGATGGCAGCCGCGATAATACCTGGGAAGTGATTGAAAACCTTGCGAAGGAATATCCCTTCACTAAGGCTTATCGCTTCCAGTTCAACTGCGGTAAGGCCGCTGGTCTTGCACTTGGCTTCTCTAAGGCCAAGGGTAAGTATGTGGCAACTCTGGATGGCGACTTGCAGGATGATCCTCTGGAAATTCCCAAGATGATCAAGATCCTGGAAGATGGCTACGACCTGGTTTCCGGCTGGAAGATCCGTCGTCTGGATCCCTGGCACAAGACTTGGCCTTCCAAACTGTTCAACTTGACTGTTTCCGCCGTATGTGGCAAGCGTCTTCACGATTTTAACTGCGGTATTAAGGCTTACCGCTGTTCCGTGGTCCGCTTTATTGACCTGTACGGCGATTTCCATCGTTTTATTCCTGTGATGGCAAAGTGGCAGGGCTTCCGCATTACTGAAATGCCGGTGGCTCATCGTGCCCGCGTCCATGGCGTTTCTAAGTACGGAGTTTCCCGTCTGGTTTCGGGCTTCCTGGATTTGCTATCCCTCATGTTCCTGAAAAGTTTTGCAACAAAGCCGCTTCATTTCTTTGGTTTGCTGGGCTTGATTTGTATATTGATTGGGCTTGGCGTGACCGGATACTTTGCCTACGAATGGATTCAGCTGGGTGCACTCCATGTGCGTCCTCTGCTTCTTGCTGGTGGCTTTGCTCTGGTCATGGGCGTTCAGTTTATTTCCCTGGGTCTCCTGGGCGAAATGATGAACGGTAACCGAAAGAGAACTTACCCTGTTGCAGAATCCATTGAAGATTCTGCTGCAAAATGATTTGTGTTTTGGAGGATATATGGCGTACCCTAAGAGTTTGGTGATTATTCCTACCTACAATGAGAAGGAAAACATCCTTCTAATTATGGCGGAAATTTTGAAGCAGAATGAATGTCTGGAAATCCTGGTGGTGGACGATGGTTCTCCCGATGGTACTGGCGATATGGTCCAGGCAGAAACTGAAAAGAATCCTCGCATTCACCTCCTTCGCCGTAAGGGCAAGATGGGTCTTGGTTCTGCTTACGTCACTGGCTTTAAGTGGGCTCTGGAACGTGATTTCCAGCGCGTGTTCGAAATGGATGCCGATTTCAGCCATAATCCCGCTGACTTGACTCGATTCCTGGATGCCGCCGAAAATGGTGCAGACCTGGTGCTGGGTAGCCGCTATCTTGACAATAAGATTAGCGTGGTAAACTGGGACCTGAAGCGTCTGATCCTGAGCTACGGTGCAAACGTCTATACTCGCATTGTGACTGGCCTTCCCATTAGCGATGCTACGGGTGGCTTCAAGTGCTATAGCCGTGCCGCCCTCCAGGCACTGAACCTGGACAAGATGAAAAGCGATGGCTATTGCTTCCAGATTGAAACCACCTTCAAGGTCCGCAAGAAGGGCCTGACGGTAAAGGAAATCCCCATTGTCTTTACGGACCGCACCCGCGGTACCTCCAAGATGAGCGGGGGTATTATTTCTGAAGCGTTCTTCCTGGTTCTCAAGCTCCGTCTGGGCCTGGCATAATTTTTAGGTTTTCGTAATGGCTGTTGATTATTCCTGTTCCGTTATTATTGTCGCTTATAACTCTAGCGATTTTATTCCTGCATGTCTTAAGTCCGTCCGCGATGCAAGCGAGGATGTTGATGTTGAAGTCATTGTTCTGGATAACGGATCTCCGGAACCTATTACAGCTGAAATCAAGGCTTTCTTCCCCGAAGTCAAGTGGGTGGATTCCAAGGAAAACCTGGGCTTTGGCAAGGGCTGCAATCTTGCTGTAAAGTCTGCGACCAAGCCTTACTTGTTCTTTATCAATCCCGATACCATTGTTTCCAGGGATTCCTTCCGCAAGATGTTGGAATTTGTCCAGGAACATCCGGAAACTGGCTTGGCAGGCTCTCGAATCCTGAACGAGGATGGTTCCCTGCAGTTGGCTTGCCGTCGTTCTTTCCCCACGACCTTCTCCGCCATCTCCAAGACTATTGGTCTTGCGGCACTATTCCCCAAGAGCAAGCTGTTCGCCTCCTATAACATGACCTACGCTGATCCGGACGAAGTGACGGAAGTGGATGCCATCAGTGGTTCCTTCTTCTGCGTACGCAGCGATCTGTACAGGGAATTGAAGGGCTTTGACGAAGATTTCTTCATGTATGGTGAAGACCTGGATCTTTGCTTTAGGGCAAAGGCTACCGGCCATAAGAACTATTACACTCCTGTAACCAACATTCTGCATTTTAAGGGCCAGAGTTGTAAGACCCGTCGCTGGAAATCCTACGTGGATTTCTACCAGGCCATGTTGATCTTTGTGAGAAAACACAAGGACCTGTATTTTGTACCCTCTCTGTTGGTTTCGTTAGGTATTCTTTTTGCGGCATTCGTGGGCATGTTCTCCCGCCTGATTCCCAAGTTCTGGAAGATTATTCTCGATGTAATCCTCATTTTTGGTGTATCCCTGATTGCGTGTTGCGTTGAAAATGATCCTTACGACGGTTTCGTTAATACTGATGTTGTGTTCCTGAGCGTCCTAGTGGTAAATATTCTCTATTTGGCCTTACGTGGTGAATATAGTACTGCATCATTGAATGGTGAAAAGTTTATATGTCACCTAGTGCCGATAAATTTTTTGGCCGTTGCAGGTTCCCTTGCCTATATTGTTTTTCTTAGTAATCGAGGTTGCGTTTGTTCTATCCTGGATTCAAATGAACTGTATTGTTATTTGATCCTTGTTTTGGGTATTCCCTTGGCTCTCAAGGCCTGGCGCCGCGTGGCATTTTGGATAAACTATTTTTATCGAATCTTTGCCAAAAAACGTCATCGTTCCATCCTGCTGGGTGGTTCCGAAGATTCTCTGGACAACTGGTTTGACCGCTACAATGTGATTCCCGGTATCGAAATCCTGGGCTGCGTCACCAATAATCCGGAAACAATTTCTGAAGGGAACCGTCAGCATCTCCTGGGTACCCTGGACCAGATGGAATCCGTCTGCAACCGCACCGGCTGCCGTGAACTTTTGGTAGTATCCAATGCTTCTGGCTATCGTGAGCCTTTCAGTATTGAATACCTGGAAAAGCTGGGTTTAAGGGTGTTTTTGCTGGTGGGAAACGGCAAAGACGGCAATTTTGCCCTAGTAAACCTGAAATATCTCCATTAACGTAAGTTTTTGTCCTAAAATAAGTTATCTTTTTGCCTATAGTGATTTATCATTAAAAGGCAATATGATCGACTCTAAGTTTTTGGATATTCTGTGCTGCCCCGAGACCAGGGGTGCCCTTAAGCCTGCAAACAATGAACTGCTGGCTACCTTGAACAGCGCAATTGAAGCTGGTACTTTGAAGAATGTAGCCGGCGAAAAGATTACAGAAAAGTTGACTGAAGTCCTGGTTTCCGAGGATGGTTCCAGGGCTTATATTGTCCGTGAGGATATTCCGGTTCTTTTGGCTGACGAAGCTATTATGCTCTAGAAGGAGTAAATATGACGGTAACGTTGGAATCTCTTAAAAAGTCCGTTGGCAGAAAGAGCGCCAAGTCCGAGATTTTTGCTTGGCTTGCCGATCTGGAACGCGCCGCCGGTAACTTGGACGGAGCCCTCCAGAGGGTGGATAACGGCCTTGCGCTGTACCCCAATGATGTGGCAGCCATGATCGTCCGTGCCAAGATTCTTTTCCAGCAGGAAAAGTACGAGGAATGTGTCCAGCAGTGTGAAACAATCCTGGTGAAGGATACTTTCAGCCTGGCCGGCCAGAAAATTATGGGTGATGCCTACGACAAGTTGGGCAATATTCCCGAACGTAACCTTTGTTACCGTCGTTACCACGACATGGACCCCCTGAATACCTTCTGGAAGGATGAGTACGATGTGGTGGAAACTGCTGCCGTTGCTGCTGCTGTGGCTGCGGATATGACCATGTCCGATGCTGATTTCAGCATGCCCGAGGAAGAAGGCGGCCTGTTTACATCTAGCGAACAGGAATCTGGGAACTTCTTGGGTGGCGACGATTCTACCTTCGAAAAGTCCTTTGAAGATACCTTCGGTTCTGAATCTAGTGAAGAGTCTTCTGAAGATGACGGCGGCCTGTTTGAAAAGTCCTCAAGTTCTGTTGGACTTTCTCTGGATGATGATCAGTCTGCTGAATCCGCAAGTCCTTTCAGCAAGGGTTTTGATGAACCTGAGGAAGAAGAATCTCTTGAAGCTCCTCTCAGTGGTGGCTTTGGTGGATCCTTGAATGACTCTCTGGGTGGCGTCTTTGATACTCCTGCTCAGGAAGAGTCTACCGATGACGATCCGTTTGCCGCTCTTGCCGCAATGCTTCCCAATAGCGATGCAGCCGAAGATTCCATGATGGAAGACCTGACTGCATCTCTGGATCAGACCATGGCTACCATCTCTGCAGAAGATACTGCGGACAAGCCTTTGGAAGAATTCCCGGCGGATGATAATATTTCTGGCAATGACGTGAATTCCGCTATGGCCAGTTTCTTTGGTCTGGATGATGATCTGGAAGCTGAGGAAACCTCTACAGCTGGTTCAAGTGCTTTGGATGAAACTCCTGTGGATGAAAGTGCATCTGCTAATGCCTCCATGGTGTTTGGTTCTTCTAGCGAAGACCAACCTATGAGCGTGGACAATGCATTCAGTTCTATCTTCGGTGATGACGAACTGCCTGAGGAAAAACCCCAGAGTGCTCCTGTTGCAGAAGATAGTTCTGAACTTCCTGCAGTAGAAAGTCTGGATGTTCCTGCTGAAGAACGCTTGGATGTTCCCGCTGAAGAAAGCTTGGACGTTCCCGCTGAAGATAAGCCGTTGAGTGTGGACAATGCTTTTGACTCTATCTTTGGCGAAGATGAACTTCCCGAAGAAAAACCTGTAGAAGCTGCTGCAGAAAGTCTGGAGCTTCCTGCTGAAGAATCTCTTGAACTTCCCGCAGAAGAACCTGCCCTTGGCGACTGGAGCCCCGCTCCTGCTGCTGCAGAAGAACCTGCACTTGAAGTTGTTGAAGAAACTCCCGCGCTTGAAGTTGCGGAAGAAAAGCCTGCAGACGATGGCGCTCTGAGTGTTGATGGAGCCTTCAGCTCTATCTTCGGTGATGACGATGATCTTCCGGAGGAAAAGCCCGCAGAAGAACCTGCACTTGGTGACTGGAGCCCCGCTCCTGCAGCTGCAGAAGAACCTGCACTTGAAGTCGTTGAAGAATCTCCGGCTCCTGAAGTTGCAGAAGAAAAGCCTGCAGATGATGGCGCCCTGAGTGTTGATGGTGCCTTCAGCTCTATCTTCGGTGATGACGATGATCTCCCGGAGGAAAAGCCTGTAGAAGCAGCTCCCGCTGAAGAATCTCTTGAACTTCCTGCAGAAGAACCTGCCCTTGGCGACTGGAGCCCCGCTCCTGCTGCTGCAGAAGAACCTGCCCTTGAAGTCGTTGAAGAATCTCCTGCTCCTGAAGTTGCAGAAGAAAAGCCTGCAGATGATGGCGCCCTGAGTGTTGATGGAGCCTTCAACTCTATCTTCGGTGATGACGATGATCTCCCTGAAGAAAAGCCTGTAGAAGCAGCTCCTGCAGAAGAATCTCTTGAACTTCCTGCCGAAGAACCTTCTATGGTGGAAGAAGTGGAAACTCCGACAGCTCCCGCGATCACTTCCGCAATGGATTTCGTTCTGGATGATGAACCTGCCGCACCGGCCGAAGAACCTGCTCCTGCATCTGAAGCTAGCTTTACCGTAGATAGCGCCTTCAGTTCCATCTTTGGCGATGACGATGACCTGCCGGAAGAAAAACCTGCTGAACCTGTTGTAGAAACTGCTCCTGAAGAAACTGCAACTCTGGCAGAACAGGTGGATCAGGCTGAAGCAGAATTGGAATTGCCCTCTGTCCAGAAGGAAGATGCTTCTGACTTGGCTCAGGAAATGGGTGGCGCATTCGCCTCCATGTTTGGCGATCAGGATGATCTTGATCTCCCGGCCTTGGATGGTGAAGACAAACTAACGTTCGGCGCTGAAGATGATCAGCAGGCCACTGGCGCCGCATTTGAAGAAGCTTCTGAAAGCAAGCTGGAATCCGATCTGGACAAGTCCTTTAGCAACTTGTTCGGCGATGACGACGACTTGTCCATGCCTTCTGAAAACGGGGCTGAAGCTCCTGCTGTTGAATCCGCACAGGATACTCCTGCAATGCAGAATCTGGATTCTCTGGAATCCGAAGTTTCTGGCGCATTCAAGGGCTTATTTGAAATGGACGACGATTCCTTGACTCTGGATCAGGATAAGCCTTCCAATAGCGGTGTGGATTTCCTCATGTCTGGTGATTCCGATGACGAAGTTTCCGCCGGTCTTATCAATAATCCGGATGCCCCGCTGAATCGTGGCGCTCAGGAAATTGACGAAAGCTTGAATACCAAAACTCTGGCTGAAATTTATTTCGATCAGGGCCTCTATGGTAAGGCTTTGGATATCTATAAGGATTTGGCTCAAAAGGAACCTGAAAATCAGGAAATTGCCAACCGTATGGCCGAAGTTGAAAAACTCTACAAGGAAAAGTTTGGAGGTAATGGGTAATGGCTGATCAGCCGCAACAGCAGCAGAGGACTCTCCGCATTGAGCAGCTCCTTCGTGAAATGGTAAACCACAAGGCATCTGACTTGCACATCCGTGTGGGCGTTCCTCCGGTTTATCGTATTAACGGTTCTCTGCAGAAACTTTTTGATATTCGTGTGGACGGTATGATGATGGATTCCTTCCTGGATGATATCATGAACCGCGAACAGAAACAGCGTTTTGAAGCCAATAAGGAATGTGACTTTGCCGTGGGCGCCCGCGATATGGGACGTTTCCGTGTGAATGTGTTCCGTCAGCGTGGTACGATCGCTATTGTGATCCGTCATATTAAGGCTAAGATTCCTCCCTTCGAAGAATTGCACCTGCCTGAAGTCATCCGCGAATTGGCTCTGACCAAGCGTGGCTTGATTCTCGTGACAGGTACGACGGGCTCCGGTAAGTCCACCACACTTGCTTCCATGCTGGATTACATTAACCAGACGGAAACGGTGAACATCATTACCGTTGAAGACCCGATCGAATATCTTTACAAGGATAACAAGGCTATTATCTCCCAGCGTGAAATTGGGGTGGATACCTTGTCTTATGCAAACGCTCTGCGTGCCGCTTTGCGTCAGGACCCTGACGTGTTGCTGGTGGGCGAAATCCGTGACCTTGAAACCATGCAGATCGCTATGACCGCTGCTGATACGGGCCACATGGTGTTTGCAACTATCCATACGACCAACGCAACTGAAACCATTCACCGTGTGCTTTCCATGTACCCGCCTCACCAGCATGACGAAATTCGTCTGTTGTTGGGTGAAGTTCTGGCTGGCATTATTTCTCTGCGCTTGCTGCCCACTAAGGATGGCAACGGACGAGTTCCTGCTGCAGAAATTCTGGTGAACTCTGGTGCAATTCGTGAATACATCCAGGATAAGACCAAGAATGACCTGATTGAACAGGCCATCGCTGAAGGCCATATGCAGTATCATAGTCAGACCTTTGACCAGGCTCTGCTTGAACTGTACGGAAGTGAACAGATTTCTCTGGAAACGGCAATGTCTGCTGCTACCAATCCGGATGACTTCGATCTTAAGATTCGCGGTATCTCTGGTACTTCTGAACGCGGCTGGATGTAATTCTCTGCGATATACGAATATGGAAAAGGCGCTCCGTAAGGAGCGCCTTTCTGTATGTATTTTTAGAACTGGCTTAGAAAACCTGCTGGGTTATCTTACGCGGGAGTTCCACTTCTTTTTAAAGCGGGGCTCATCCAGAACTTTCGCCCATACGAAACCGCGACGGATTTCGGCCTTGTTAAAGCTGCGGGCATGTCTACTGTGTTCTGCCGTGGGGCAGGGGGCTCCGATGGATTCGGATCCGTCGTTTATCTGACCGGCCTGTTCGCGAAGCTGACGGGCGCGTTCTTCCAGTTCTGCCAATTCCTTCTGGTGTTGGAGTTCTGCATCACGACGGGCCTGGAGGGCGGATTCCTGTGCACTGGCGGCCTGGCGCTCCTCTTCATCACGTTGTTCGCGCTTGAATAGGTTGTCCAGTTCCACCTTGTCGTGTACCAGAAGGTCGCAGTAGCCTTCGCCCATGTCGCGGCCAACAATGCGGTGGGCCTGCAGTTCTGTGAGAACTTGCTGGGCGGTACTTTCGGAGAACCCGAAGGCCTGCTGCAAGTACTCCACACAGACTTCTTCCCACTGGATGACGGATTCGGCAATTTCCCTGAAGGTAATGCGGTTGGGGTTTGCCGGCGTGACTACCGGCAAATCGACTTCCTCATCCTCTTCATTGTAGCTTTCGTCCTCATTGTCATCGTAGTTTTCGCTGTATTCATCCACAGGAGGAACTGGCGGCTCTACGTTCCCTTGGGCTGCCTGACGTTGGGCTTCTTCAAATTGACGAATCAAATCTTGCAGGTTGCCTTGGCGCCTGGGCTGGCTTGATGCGTCGGAAGAAGTCTCCCGTCGGGTGTCCCGAGGGGGTTCGGACTTTTTCTTCTGAGATTCAATCACCTTCTTGACGATCACGGGAAGAACGTAGATGGCGATTAGAATTAATAAACCTTCCATGGGCTAATCTCTAATTACTTAGCCTCGGGAGCGGAACCGATTTCCTTGCGCATCTGAGTATCGGCTTCGATGTTCTTCATGTTGTAGTAGTCCATAACGCCAAGCTTGCCGTCGCGAAGGGCGGTTGCCATAGCCATAGGAATCTGGGCTTCTGCTTCCACCAGCTTTGCCTTCATTTCCATGACCTTAGCCTTCATTTCCTGTTCGGCGGCGAATGCCATGGCACGGCGTTCTTCTGCCTTGGCCTGAGCAATCTTCTTATCGGCTTCTGCGCGGTCGGTTTCCAGGATTGCACCGATGTTCTGGCCCACGTCTACGTCGGCGATATCGATGGAGAGAATTTCGAATGCGGTACCTGCGTCCAGACCGGAAGCCAACACCTTCTTGGAAATCATGTTGGGGTTTTCAAGAACTTCCTTATGGCTCTGTGCGGAACCGATGGAAGACACGATGCCTTCGCCAACGCGGGCAATCACAGTTTCTTCGCCTGCGCCACCCACCAACTTCTGGATGGATGCGCGAACGGTAATACGGGTCACGGCGTGGAGCTGAATACCGTCCAGAGCCACTGCGGAAACCTTGGGGGTAGTAATGACCTTGGGGTTCACGGACATCTGCACTGCTTCCAGAACGTTACGGCCTGCCAGGTCGATGGCGGCTGCTTCCTTGAAGTCCAGCTTGATGTTTGCCTTGTTTGCGGCGATAAGAGCCTGGATCACGCGGAGCACGTTACCACGGGAAAGGTAATGGGCTTCAAGCAGGTTGGTATCCACCGGGAGACCCGCCTTGCAGCTAAGAATACGAGCTTCCACAATCACCTGGGGAGGAACCTTACGAAGGCGCATACCGATGAGCTGGAAAATGCTCACGTTTGCCTTGGAGAACAATGCCTGAAGCCAGAGGCTAAAGAACTTGCCTACGAAGGCGAGCAGAATGATGACAACGATAGCGGCAATAATAATGCCTACGGTTACGAGAGTATCCATATGTGATCCTTTATGTTAAAAATGCTTTTAGCTGTTATTTGCAGAAACGAAAATGTGACCTTCCTGAACGGCGTCCACCTTGATGGACTGGCCTGCTTCAATGATTTCCCCGCGGGTATGTACGTCCAGTAATTTGGTTGTACCATCGGCAGTTGTAAAAGCTGCTTGGCCCACCGGGCGAAGGAATGTCTTAGCCACGCCAATGGTTCCTACTGCAATCTCCTGGATTGATTCCGTGGGGGAGGCTGCGGTTTCAAGGTCGGTCTTTAGCATAGGAGTCCAGCCTTCGGGCAGAAGGGGAATCAAGTACTTGCTAGCCGCAATGGGGAATACAAGGGCGATGGCCGCGCACACAAGCATGTAGAATAAACCGAACAGCCAGGGAAGTGCGTCAAATGTTTCTTCGGCGGCCTCCGGAACGTATTCAGGGATATTGCCGGGGTCGTAGCTGGTAGCAAGAGCTATAATCATGCAGATGATACCACCGATACCAAAGAGGAATGTACCAGGCATCACGAAAATTTCCACCAGGAAGAGAATGACGCCTGCAATCAGGAGGATTGCGGGAAGCATGCCGTCCAGCTGGGGTGCGAACTGACCTAGGAATACAACACCAATAAGGATGATACCTGCAATGCCAAAGAAGCCAAAACCAGGAGTCTTGAACTCGATGTAGAGGGCGCCGAAGCCGAGAATCAGCAGGAGTCCGCTGATGGCTGCAATGGCGTTAGCAATGTCTTCGCCCATGGTTGTTTCCACTTCGCTTTTCTTCTCAATGGATAGGGCTGTTTCAAATTCGTCGCGACCGGGGAAAGTTCCTTGGGAGAATCCTAATTCTTGAGCTTCCTTATCGGTCATGGTCAAAAGTTCGCCTTCCTTCACCAGAATTTTGGGTGAACCCCAGAACTTCTTGTCGGCTTCGCTCATGACGGCGTATTTGGGAGATTCAATGACCATGGTGGTGTCGCGGGCGGTTTTCTTGCCTGCATCCAACTTAGTCTTCAATTCCAGAACTTCAAGTTCCGGAGTTACGAAAGCTGTGGTCAGCAATTCGGGATAGCCGTTTTTCTGAGCCAGGTTGCGGAACTTGGCGCGGAGGGGAGACTGAACCTTTTCTCCGATAATCTGGGGGGCGCCACCAGCACTTTGAAGGATAGGGGCGCAGTCGCCGATGGTGGTTGATTCCATCATATAAAGTTTGTTGCAGGCCAGAGCAATGAGGCTACCTGCGCTAATGGCTTTCTTCTTCACGAAGGCAATGGTTTGGGGACCGCGAACGGCCATGATGGTATCCACGATGTCGAAGGCTGCGTCCAGGCGACCGCCAAAAGTATTGATTTCGAAAATGATGTAGTCCGGTTTTTGTTCCAGGGCTTCACCGATGGCGCGGGCGCAGAACTCGTACATGGCCGGTTCCACGTCACCTTCCAGCTTGATCCAAACAGCGTGCTTTTTCGCAGCAGCCTTGGCGGTGGAATCTGTGGCTACAGGGCCGGGGAGGCTGGAGTCGGTTGCAGCAATTGCTGCCTCGACAATATGTTTGTCATTCCGAGCCGTAGTCGAGGAATCTTGACTAGCGGTATTTGCAAAGGCGAATGCAGCAAATACAGCCAAAAAACAAAGAATTTTAGTTACAAACTTCATACTACCAATGTATAAAGTTTTCGTGTCACAGGAGTGCCAAAATATGGGATTTCTTATGAAAAATCCATTTCAATAAATAAAGGCCGCGCCATTGATGGTGCGACCTTTGAATGTTTAAGGGTTTGTTTTTTACAATCCTGCTAGAACCTGCATCAACCTCTTTTTGGCGGGGCCATCGTTTAGGGGCAGGAACAGTTCCTTGGCGAAGGATTTCATGAGCATCTTTTGGGCAGTGGCGGTGGGAATGCCGCGGCTGGTCAGATAGAACATCTGGTCGTTATCCAGTTCGCCGCAGGTGTTGCCGTGGGTGCATTCCACGTCGTCGTGATAAATCTTCAGGACGGGCTTTACGGAAACGCTGGATTCGTCGCCCAGCAGGATGGTGTTTACCAGCTGGCTGGAGTTCACCTGGCTGCAGTGATCGCCAACGATAACGCTGCCGTCATAGCTTACGTAGGAACTTTCGTCCAGCAGGTTGCGGGCGAACTGAGAGCTGACAGTGTTGGGGGCGTTATGACGGATGGTCAAGCGCTGATGCTTGCTGGCGGAACCTTTCAATATGGACAAACTGCGGTAATCGAAGTTGGCGCCTTCGCCGTTCAGATCCACATCAATGCTGATGCGGCCAATGCCAGCGTCCTGCAGGATGTTGGAAAAATGAACGATTGAGTTGGCGGCCTGCCTGATCACAAAGTGACGGAACTGCAGGGGCAATTCGTTGGCGGGATTTGCAAAGAAAATTTCCAGCTCGGCGCCTTCTTCAACGGTGATGTCGAAACGTTCGGCGGCAATTTCGTGCTGAACCTTGTTGTCCAGAATTTCAAGGGAAATCTTGGCGTTCTTGCCGATGGTGAAAATGCTGTGGCCGAAATCGTCGCGGCTCTTGATGAGACCCATTTCGGTTTCGCCTTCCGCAAAATCCTTCTTCATAGCGGGAGCCGCTTTTGCAATGGGCAAAAGGGCGGCGATATCCGTCTCGTTTTCAAAAATACTTGCGGAACCTTCCTGCGTATTCAGAATATTGGGAATCTTATAGACCGGGAAGAAACTCCACAGCTCGTTATTGCGCTTGGGCATGCCAAGGGCATTGATGCGAGCCTGGGCGGCCTGTGCTAATTCAGTATTGGTATAGCTCATTCGTCGCCTCAGTTACTTTTCTTCGATCCAGTCGTAGCCCTGTTCTTCCAGCTTCAAGGCCAGTTCCGGACCGCCGCTCAAAATGATCTTGCCGTGGCGCAGCACATGAACGTAGGTGGGCTTGATGTAGTCCAGCAAACGCTGGTAGTGGGTCACGAGAATCACGGCCTTTTCGGGGCTCATGATGTGGTTGATGCCGTTTGCAACGATGCGCAGAGCGTCAATGTCCAGGCCGGAGTCGGTTTCGTCCAGGAAGGAAACCTTTGGGTCCAGAATTGCCATCTGGAGAATTTCGTTACGCTTCTTTTCGCCGCCGGAGTAGCCCTCGTTGACGCCGCGGTCGCGGTAACGGTTGTCCATTTCCAGAAGTTCCATCTTTTCTTCGCAGAGCTTCTTGAAGTCTTCGGCGCTCATTTCCGGGAGACCCAGGAAGTTACGCTTGGAGTTCAGTGCCATCTGCAAAAATTCCACGTTGTTTACGCCCGGAATTTCGGTGGGGTACTGGGTGCTGATGAACAGGCCGGAGTTGGCGCGTTCGCAGATTTCCATGTCAAGCAGATTCTTGCCGTCCAGTTCCACAACGCCATCGTTCACGGTGTAGGCGGGGTGGCCTGCGATCACCTTGGAAAGGGTGCTCTTGCCGGAACCGTTGGGACCCATGATGGCGTGGACTTCGCCGGGCTTTACTTCCAGGTTGATACCCTTCAAAATCTGGGTTCCGTCTTCGATACTTGCTTTAAGGTTCTTGATGCTTAACATGTTTTCCTCGTTTATAAACTTTTCTTTTGTGTCCGCCGGTCTCAAGGTTCTGTGATCCTAGAATCCCATATCGTCGTCGTTGTTGAATTCGTCTGCGCCGTAGGAATAATCTTCCTCTTCGGGAGGTTCTTCCATGGCCTCGGGCGGCATATCGGGTGGAGGACCGAAGTCCGGCTGATCAAATTCCTGGGGAGGCGTTTCCATCTGGTTGGGTTCCGTTTGGTAAGACTCAGACTGGTACGTTTCCTGCGGGGCGCTCTGCATTTCGGGCAGGGCTGCCTGGAACTGGATCAGCTGGGCCTTGCTTCGCACGACCTGATCTGCAAAGGCGTCAATCTGGATTTTCTCCGCGTTCAGCAGGTTGTTAATGGTCTGCATTCCCTGGGTGAACTTGGTCATCTTCATGCGGGTGTTCACACGTTCCATGGTATCCAGGGGGAGTTCCTTTTTCTGGCGGTCGCAAAGCTTTGTGGAAAGCACCGTCAGAGTCTGGTAGAACTCGTAGATTTCCTGAGGGGGCTTCCATAGCTCGTCGGGCAGACCTTCAATGAAG
This sequence is a window from Fibrobacter sp. UWEL. Protein-coding genes within it:
- a CDS encoding nodulation protein NfeD: MKFVTKILCFLAVFAAFAFANTASQDSSTTARNDKHIVEAAIAATDSSLPGPVATDSTAKAAAKKHAVWIKLEGDVEPAMYEFCARAIGEALEQKPDYIIFEINTFGGRLDAAFDIVDTIMAVRGPQTIAFVKKKAISAGSLIALACNKLYMMESTTIGDCAPILQSAGGAPQIIGEKVQSPLRAKFRNLAQKNGYPELLTTAFVTPELEVLELKTKLDAGKKTARDTTMVIESPKYAVMSEADKKFWGSPKILVKEGELLTMTDKEAQELGFSQGTFPGRDEFETALSIEKKSEVETTMGEDIANAIAAISGLLLILGFGALYIEFKTPGFGFFGIAGIILIGVVFLGQFAPQLDGMLPAILLIAGVILFLVEIFVMPGTFLFGIGGIICMIIALATSYDPGNIPEYVPEAAEETFDALPWLFGLFYMLVCAAIALVFPIAASKYLIPLLPEGWTPMLKTDLETAASPTESIQEIAVGTIGVAKTFLRPVGQAAFTTADGTTKLLDVHTRGEIIEAGQSIKVDAVQEGHIFVSANNS
- a CDS encoding SufD family Fe-S cluster assembly protein, which encodes MSYTNTELAQAAQARINALGMPKRNNELWSFFPVYKIPNILNTQEGSASIFENETDIAALLPIAKAAPAMKKDFAEGETEMGLIKSRDDFGHSIFTIGKNAKISLEILDNKVQHEIAAERFDITVEEGAELEIFFANPANELPLQFRHFVIRQAANSIVHFSNILQDAGIGRISIDVDLNGEGANFDYRSLSILKGSASKHQRLTIRHNAPNTVSSQFARNLLDESSYVSYDGSVIVGDHCSQVNSSQLVNTILLGDESSVSVKPVLKIYHDDVECTHGNTCGELDNDQMFYLTSRGIPTATAQKMLMKSFAKELFLPLNDGPAKKRLMQVLAGL
- the sufC gene encoding Fe-S cluster assembly ATPase SufC, whose amino-acid sequence is MLSIKNLKASIEDGTQILKGINLEVKPGEVHAIMGPNGSGKSTLSKVIAGHPAYTVNDGVVELDGKNLLDMEICERANSGLFISTQYPTEIPGVNNVEFLQMALNSKRNFLGLPEMSAEDFKKLCEEKMELLEMDNRYRDRGVNEGYSGGEKKRNEILQMAILDPKVSFLDETDSGLDIDALRIVANGINHIMSPEKAVILVTHYQRLLDYIKPTYVHVLRHGKIILSGGPELALKLEEQGYDWIEEK